Within Oryzias melastigma strain HK-1 linkage group LG23, ASM292280v2, whole genome shotgun sequence, the genomic segment gttcaataaatgattatcctgttcggcccgcgacctaaagtgttttttttggaatttggccccctgagcgattgagtttaacaGCCCTGATCTAGATagagataaaatatttttttaaaaatgaggatTAGCAAGATTCTATCCTGACACGTAACCAGTCCTCACATACAGTCACTGCACTcaattattttagcaaaagttCCGATGACAGAACTCAAGTGGTATACAGTATGTCGGCGTTAAAGTTTAATAGAAATAGGCTCCAGCTTAAATCTCAATAGTTTCTTTTATCAACTGAAGTTGTGAGACGGAACAGTGGCAGCAGTTTGCATAAAAATGAACCATTTTCACCATAGACAAAATGAGAGTGAGTCATACTGCAGCCTTTGGTTTATTGACATATGCTGTGCTGTTGCAGTTCCCACTATGCCTCCGTTAAATgtgccttatttatttatttatttatttttgaatctcCGACTGTGGTTTGTTCCGACTGAAACATGTGTCCCATGAAGACGGAGAGATTTATCGCTCGCGTTTCCTGGAGCTCCCAGTTAAAACGTGTCTGTCGGAGTGACGGCTCAGTGAGAATTAAGGCGTTCACTGTCCTTTTGTGTCCGCTGTGCCTTTTGTTCAGTCTGGGGGCACTTTGATGTAAATGGTTATAGTGATGAATGTGCCTCTTTTTGCAGGGATCCTTACTGTGCAGGACGGGCGGAGGGGCGGGGGTTAGAAAAGCTGTCTTGCTCTTATCTATATGTGTACAGGCTGGAATGTAGGAGTACACAGACGCACACAAAAAAGCGGGAACCATTGAATCTTTGGTCAACACAATCGCCGCTTGTTGAGTTGAATTTTCCCACCGTAAAACTCTTTCACCCAAAACACTCTGAGTCTGCAGGCGTTGAACAAGCGTGGGAAGGCTCCAAAAAAGGATCTATTGaattaattttgttcttttgatGGGGGAAAATTGTCCCTTTTATTGCTTAGTGTAGTCACACTTTGACTAAAAGGACATCTTCTAGTTTTTCCAAAAAGGTTTAATTATCATCATTGATTCTGTGTTGTCAAGAGGGGAAATTACGCTGCGTCATCTATCTTTATTAATAAGATAATTAAAAATCTGGTGCAAAAACTCTGGATTTTCGTAACATCATATAAAGAGTATGCAAAGtgtcaaaaatatacacatttacagtaaattttCATCGACTCCTGGCTTCACATTCTTGATTAAAATCCTGGCTGTGAAATGATCAGAACAATTTATGCATTCtaaggattaaaaaatgaattaaagtaTGTACTggtttgtaaatgtatttttgttggttGAATTTAGTCGGATCAAattagaagaaagaaaagaagaaaactttgataaatactaaaaaaaatttaaaaaagttttaaatttgaaagaaatgttgaacattttataaattaaatggtaaaattgaaaaaaaaaaagtaaactgaaagaaatattaaggatttgacaaataaaatcatagaTTGGAAGAGTAATTTGATCTTAAActcaaaaagaaatataaaaaattggaagaatatttgtaaaactgacacttgaaataaaaaaagattataaacCCTAAAACTGctaccaaatgaaaaaaatggagtGAAAATTCTACCATCATATTGGAAGCAAAAGTCACcgttttgagataaaaatgttctaaattgcaaacaaaatgtaaagtgttaagaataaaacttcatagtttaatatttcatattcgctttcaaaaacctgtttttgtgtttgcaaacttCAACTCATCTAAAACTCATTTGTGctacaaatgcaaaaatatttttttaaggcaaaaaaaaaaaaatattttgatattttgatcGTAAAACTGGCACAAAaatctctaaataaaaaatgcttatatttgcaatttttttggtcctgttttctgattttgaatttttttaggatttttttccaagtttacaTTCTAGAATCTAGAATTTCccgttttaaggttttaaagaaaacaaacttttcaaagAGCTGGAGGCTGAAATCCCATTTTGAGTGTCTGTAATGTTTTACATCATCAAAGCGGATGGCTAACTTTAAAGAAAGAATGCCCTGTTCTGCCCCACGCCTCTCTGCAGCTGACCTCATgggcacaaaaataaaagacttgaaGTTTGTTAGTGGGATTAAAGAAGAAATAGTCAGAGATGTgaaaagatgaggaaaaaaagactttttcagTTGCTGACTTGACCGATGTAGTATCATGATGTGGGCCTAAACTTTTGCTGTTGGAACCGGttctgtttaaatattaaaaaaaataaaataattaattttaagtttGGTTAATTTACTCCATTCGGGAGGCTTCACAGTCCTTTTTCTTTCCCTGAGTCAGCAGTTTTCCTTTGTTCCCAGGACGCACTGGCAGATACACTCTGATCGAGAAATGGCGAGAGACGGAGCGACATTTGGCTCCCCATGAAAACCCCGTGGTGTCCCTCAATAAGTGGGGTCAGTATGCCAGCGACGTGCAGCTCATTCTGCAGCGGACCGGCCCGTCCGTCAGCGAGCGGCTGACCTCCGACGGCCTGGCCTCCGTCCCAGAGCGAGGACTCTACCGCCAGAGCCTCCCGCCTCTGGCCAAGCTGCGGCCATCGGGCACTGACCGCTCTCTGAAACGAAGAGAACCCAAGCGCAAGTCTCTGACCTTCACCGGGGGTGCCAGGGGCCTGCGGGAAATTTTTGGCAAAAGCAAAGACTGTGAAAGTATGTTTGTATGCAGCACTTCCTCTGCATTATTTGCATGCTTTTGACTCCCTAACCTCCACTTGCAGCCAAGCAGCCCCAGCAGCGCGGCGTGAGCCTCAACCTGAGCAGACTCGGAGGAGGGGGGCCAGCATCTGCACCCGGGAGTCCAGCCAGAGAGCTGAGCCGCCTGgtgcagctgcagagagacAAACTGCAGGCCCTGGAGAGCCGTCTGCTGGGCTGTGAGGACGAGCTCCGAGACTGGGAGGACGCCAGCGGCGAGGCTGCTGACGTGAGCGAGCTATCAATATTAGTTTCAAAcgaaaaacaaaatgcaacttCCACCAATGATAATCGTTCGCTCTGCAGGAAGGAAACTCCGAGGATGAGCTGCTGTTGTTAGAGCAGCAGGTGAGGAGGAACGAAGCcgaagcagaggaggaggaattCTGGCAGAACGAGCTGCAGATCGAGCAGGAGAGCGAGCGTCAGCTGAGGCTGCAGCTAGCGGAGCTGCAGAGCCGAGTGCGCGACTGCGAGGCCAAGCTTTCAGAGTACTTGGCACGCATTCAGGTGAGTGTTCCAAAAAATCTGCactgtagggctgccacgaatGATTAATTTaatggtcgactaatcaccgattattattatttttttccaattagccgactaatcgggtcatgcttAAACTGaatgtatatatgtacatatagcattacctgtgatataatgctagtgtgaatgaagctgaatttgaccgctgaagatgttaatgCTGATAGcttaagatgctaaaattgataactaaaaacgctgaagctgatagccagctaaaatgttagctaaatgccaaattaggctaaaaaactgaattaaagcctaggtttgccaaaacagctagcatgtagccgaaatattagctaaactccaaaatagcctaaaaactgtcaaaaaaatccccaaattagccaaaatagctaacatggagctaaaataaaagctaaactccaaaatatcctaaaaaaaacaaaaaaaagcctaaattaaccaaactagctagcatgaagttgaaatataagctaaattccaaattagcctaaaaaccaaaaaagcttaagttagccaaaacagctagcatgtggccgaaatattagctaaactccaaaatagcctaaaaactgtcaaaaaaatccccaaattagccaaaatagctaacatggagctaaaataaaagctaaactccaaaatatcctaaaaaaaacaaaaaaaagcctaaattagccaaactagctagcatgaagttgaaatattagtctaaaaaccaaaaaaagcttaaaaagcttaagttagccaaaatagtagctggaatattagccaaactccaaaatagcctaaaaatccttaacaattgccaaaatattccaaaatgctagcataatgccattataactttcaactttactacactctgactccatataatataaagtaacgactaatggattattaaattagtcgtcgactatttcaatagttgattagtcatcgattagtcgactaatcgtggctcTACTGCTCCATCTCCATCTCTCTGTGAACATTAATGCGTTAACACACGATTAATCAGAATTAATGTTAATATTCATGAACGCAACATCGTTACACCTCACTGAGCAGTAGTCCTCTGCTTTTCCTTGGCGGTTCAGGCTTCTATGTACTAaaacacttcgtcgggtattatcccacttatacaaaaataaataaatattcaattggttctactttagtctttatttgttttggtttagatcacttttttacGTAAAGCAGACTACTTGATCCGTGGTCCGACGTGTTGTCAAGGCAACACGACGATGCGGCGCTGAGCCTCAAATGCAGCGATATATATGCCGTCACgacaggttaaataaagcatcagttcagagagaaagttcacctcttattGCTGGTTTTTTGtccagaaaatgaagaaaaatattgttttaaagtgaTATAGAGCTGTgaatggaacttttttttttggtctgcaggttcgtttcttatggctgtatttcaacatcttttttatcttggagtaatactgcagacataaaagtctttagagttctgattatcttactgttgatgtgttttctgttcaatttacacttctgagttaacactttgTAAATGTAACCATTtcagagaataaaaatgaaggaaaaatttagattttggaGTGcttgtaaaacattgtgatgaTTAGTGATTAATCTtaactcacctctgagttgtgagtgggactgttggtgaggagcaagcccgccccttttcccctccccattgctgagagcttgtccatgtcacaaataagctctttttccaacagcattttttacattcccaacaatttgaataaagaaatacttagaaataagcttaatttactcaatatatatcctccatcatgagacaaATGTCACAATAAcgtaaaaacatcaaactcaATTTTCGATGGGTGAgaatctttaaagtttttacaatttttcatCCTCAACGTCCAATTCTaggaaaaacaacacagatttatgaatttcctgCCAGATTTGCCGTATTTGTTGTGTCGTTTAGAGCATGGAGGCAAACGTGGAGCAGGAGAGGCTGCAGCAGGAGGCTGAGCTTAACCAGAAGGTCAAGGAGGAGGAGGTACGGCTCCGTTTATCTTCCTTTTCTAAACACACACTCATCCTGCGCGCAGATGGAATGTGTTATCTGGAAGGATCCAAAGCCACAAATCCTTGCTTGCTAAACGAAGTGGTATGTGAAGCACGAAGATCCTCCAGAAGTTCTGAAATCAAGCAAGAAAtgcgttttaaaaatgtcaaaataaagcgATTAACTTTACAGTAACTACATAATTTATTAGTTAAATTCTCCCTGGATTTCAGGTGCAAGTCCAGCTGGAGAAAGTCAAAGCCGAGCTGGAAATCCAAAGCCAACAAACGGCCCGGCTGGAGAGCAGCTGCATGGCGTTGGAGCGCTCACTCTGCCAGTCAGGCAAGAGATTACAGGTCAGCTCCCAGTCTGCCCTTCGCTGTTTTCTCTAAAAGCTATTTCTGACTCGGAGTTGTCAGGACCTTAAAACCCCATCCTGCCTGAAAACGCCGCGCTCGAAACTTAGCGAGTGGAAGTTTCGGGGCAAAAAATGTGCGAGGAATTTATATTAGGGAATGGGAGGACGAGAAGTCGTGCAGCTGGAACCACGGAAGTCTAAGCTTCTTAAAGTTGCGGGCAGCAAAAGCACAGATTTAGTTCCAGCTTTGCAGGGATGTGGAGGGAATTTCTGCTTCCGTGGATGAAATTCGGCGAGGTTTGGGAGGCATGAGGCAATCAGGAGCGTATTAGCGTTCTCTTTTTGTCTAATTGGAGTTTCAATTCTTTACCTCAAAGTTGCGTAATCACCCTGAAGCTTTCTTTCTTTAGCAGGTCGGCTTTATCTCAGTTTATAGAAACTTCTAGTCCACAGAGTAGCAACACTGAAGCCCCACCAGCCATCCGAGTGTCATGGTGTATTCTCCACCACAGGAAAGGGAGCAGGAGCTGGAGCAGCTGACAAAAGAGCTCCGACAGGTCAACCTGCAGCAGTTCATTCAGCAGACGGGCACCAAGGTCACCGTGCTGCCCGCCCAACCCACAGGAGAGAACGCCACAGGTCCGCCCACACTCTCCCACAGACACAACTACTGACACCACATCCGATTGATTGAAATTCTGTCACATTATCTCACTCAAGGTGctgtaattttttatgtttgtacaCACTGCCACCTTGTGGCCACTCCTAAAAACCAATTAgatgagttttatttattttttattgataaaaataaaaagttacagaacaTTATTACACTAGATTGAACATTACAAAACATGGCTTAACATAATAAATCAGACAAAATCTTTAAGTGATACCAAacagagaaacaacaaaagcaaaaataataaaatagagatAAATCTGCACAAAATGAGGCacatttcaaaaaaagttttaaaaaatgtattttttttgtagtaactACAGAATCAGAAGCTCGTTTTCAATTTATTAGATATTGTATTAATTTAATTGGAGAGTGCCAATATCTACGGTGGTCCGGAAGTGCAAATCATGTCAACAATTAAGCATCTtaatcaaaaaagcaaaataaataatttacattaaaaaagaaaattaaacaaaattccagaaataaaacataaatataaagcactgaagtgaaataaaaatgaaagttatttaccAGAAATcgaaattaaatcttaaaaaaaatgaaataaaattagtaACCATAAACAGTTTGGGAAAATAACTGATTGGATGCTCCCggtttcttctttaatttaattttttaacatttcttcttttatttttcaaaaattttttgtattttttcataaaaaacagaaaagggtGTAGGTACTGtgagacatcactgattggTGGATGAAGTTTGTtcatcatttcaactgaaagtaATTTGGCATGAAGTGATACTGGAAATACTCCACACTGATCATAAAACTTTAATTAGTACTCAAACGTTGAAGACGCAT encodes:
- the rassf8b gene encoding ras association domain-containing protein 8b, whose amino-acid sequence is MKAMELKVWVDGVQRIVCGVTEFTTCQEVVIALAQAIGRTGRYTLIEKWRETERHLAPHENPVVSLNKWGQYASDVQLILQRTGPSVSERLTSDGLASVPERGLYRQSLPPLAKLRPSGTDRSLKRREPKRKSLTFTGGARGLREIFGKSKDCETKQPQQRGVSLNLSRLGGGGPASAPGSPARELSRLVQLQRDKLQALESRLLGCEDELRDWEDASGEAADEGNSEDELLLLEQQVRRNEAEAEEEEFWQNELQIEQESERQLRLQLAELQSRVRDCEAKLSEYLARIQSMEANVEQERLQQEAELNQKVKEEEVQVQLEKVKAELEIQSQQTARLESSCMALERSLCQSGKRLQEREQELEQLTKELRQVNLQQFIQQTGTKVTVLPAQPTGENATEVDCCSLKRLGSSRLLPSDLRTLQSMASSSLNPEGIYV